A stretch of DNA from Nerophis ophidion isolate RoL-2023_Sa linkage group LG18, RoL_Noph_v1.0, whole genome shotgun sequence:
tacaatttttaatcgttacccagccctaatatatatatatatatatatatatatatatatatatatatacacatacatatatatacacatacatatatatatatatatatatatatatatatatatatacatatatatatatacatataaatatatatatatacatatatatatatatatatatacatataaatatatatatatatacatatatatatatacatataaatatatatatatatatacatatatatatatatatatacatataaatatatatatatatacatatatatatatatacatataaatatatatatatatatatatatatatatatattagaatatttgggtacctcatgatttgattacaaacaaaatattgatgcatattcaatttgtgtgcagtatattaaagccatttttcatatttaacatttatttaattaaatatttattttagtctgactgaataagcattaatcgcttacaattgtgcaaatagtgtattcataataacaaacatcagttgatttaatttccatgatatgtccacccaatgcagctgagataggctccaacaccccctgtcccccctcgcaaccccaaatagggacaagcggtagaaaatggatggatgttatcaaagGAATAGAAGTGCATGCaaacatcatttatatttattgttaataaagttgacaccaatACAAAatagaccactgcaataatattctactgtcattataataataatatttgtaattattttttcatcctgtaaagcatctttgagtacactgaaaagcgctataccaaataaaatgtattattattatataatgtgacttattccagacttaaatttcgagacgttcgtttctttctagtaacaaatattcaatgatgttaagcgtgactgtaatatacaacaaaaaacagttaaagtattaaataagtcaatataattctcatagagaacatataaaatacactcctcaaaaaaaacgctcgcatttgctacaaaggcctgctagcgggctaacgctagcacgttagcttcgaacaacatatgaggtaaataagataaataatatgaaaatatatcatgtatattacctcataagccgcgtgtacaagagaggagtggaatatattcttcctattgttacaccagcaactcttttttgtcttctgtggccgggcgaaggaagtgtgcaccactcactattgtcccagtgaaacacgtgtttgaaggaagtgtgcaccactcactattgtcccagtgaaacacgtgtttgaaggaagtgtgcaccactcactattgtcccagtgaaacgcgtgtttgaaggaagtgtgcaccacctactattgtcccagtgaaacacgtgctgggccaacatttgttccgcggttgagaacacctcgatgacgtcacacaggaggaagcacaaaacaagatggcgtctggcggagaatacgttgttttggttattatggtttctaggtcttaattacaacgtacatgtgcacatgtgtgtcgtttaacagagtaaacgtcgttattaattgtttgtatgcggatacattagtctgagtgcactttgacgtgctagcctagcctgctggttagcttagcttgttagctgctaacaaagagaggcggaagtgatcgacacatcaaagcagagatccaatgtaagtgtaaagtgtttttattgtgtgaaaatgtctacattacaaatgatgtgagtgttgctgaatcggtgactaactgctgctgttgaagaaatatttgtgatgttagaaaaaaaaaacgatagcagagtacaaggaggaactttgttcaacaaaagaggagaaggagcgacaacatcaactactggacgctgttttcaggaaacatcaagttgtgttacacatccttccatccatccaaccatccgtccattatcttctgcttatctgaggtcggattgcgggggcagcagcctaagaagagaGGCCCAGCCTTTCttttccccagccgcttcgtacagctcttcccgggggatcccaaagcgttcccaggccagccagtttctaacataatagtgagagtccaatccatagtggggccagccggagaccatcccgagcagggacaggtcagcaacgcagagatgcccccaaccgatgcacagacgagcagaccaccctgggtcccgactctaggcagatatatatatatatatatatatatatatatatatatatatatatatatatatatatatatatatacacacacacaataaaaactaaataagataaggctcagaattggtttcttaaccaaaccttttgttgtgtaccagagaagggaaggaggcaacaaccagggcaggactgcggtttacaaggttcatttaaaacctttgatgaatgcgtggcgtgtgtatgctactcaaagtgaatgagtacccacctgctcccagttccacccacactggtttaactgtaacttaaatattgggtttcactatgtaaagcgctttgagtcactagagaaaagcgctatataaatataattcacttcacttcactatgtgtaatattaaatatgtaaatgttaccaagggttgttgtctgtaaatGTTGGTTGTATCTTTCGTCGTAATCCAAGAgtgcaaggcgaagaggcaggtcGTGGACATGCAAGAGGTCATGGGCAAGAGcagggcagcgtggtctgggtccgagcagggaggtcgtggatcgaggagagcaGTCAGAAATCCGGATGCGAGTTGAGTGACAAGGCACAGATAAGGAAGGATAGCGTAGtcactgaggaaatacaaaaggacATGAACCAGGGGAAAACAGAGAGATAGAGCAAAACAAGGGCAAGAAATTCACTGGGAAAACAGGGAAtgtcagacgtgatgcttactggaaggttagcgacgttctggcaaagggtcctcgggtctgctggtctttatgctgctccctctcatcaagtccaggtgtgttgattattgatagcgtgtaggctcgttgctgcgtgggcgtggtgCCCTCAGCACGAGCGAGGGCGCTTCTTggtgcgctgtcagcagaggcgcctCTTGGCTCACTGTCAGCAGAGGCACACGCAGCTCAAGCCGCTGAggtaacgcgggttcgactccgcgtcatgacacctttctacatataaagtgcaacattctcacatataaagtgcaacattaaactgcttcaagttgttgctcagattaaataaaatgacaaaacttttcttctacatacaaaaagtgcagcattaaacagtttcaagtcaactcagcctcatattaacttttctttttcccaccctccagcctttaaccctgatgactttcaatcaattttcatgttttctgccagaaaaatcagtttatccacattgtctgcagaaagagcagacctgcttgcagttacaatgtccccagctgtgaaaaataccctttcgctgggcacggaggtagcaggtatggtgaggtagtgcctggctaacttggcagtaagaagatatgtgggctcattgttcttccaccatagaagtgggtcaaaatcgagtttttaatgcactatggtcttaaatctgctgctgtaaaaacaccaacagcatttgttattgctttagccctgcctgagtcgcagagtagaagctgcttgaatgcagtgggagcagtgtttgttcgtctttctcttcgttgaagccatgttatccattgttgtatcgcactgcaaagccgaagtgttcccagacgggagatcttaacgatgcaggagggtcttccagctctggcttttacactttgtagtagcccggtcgttgttagcatgctgtgtgttgtgcctcagtgtgcattgttgacacaacgtgtggtgcgctacttaatatgtccgtgtggaaacttgttcgatacacctccgaaccagaacccccgtaccgaaacggttcaatacaaatacacgtaccgttacacccttaatacacacccatctgaagattataaaaaaaatatatatttggtgggccaaacaaaaggactcggcaaaccaatgtttggtatgagtgctatgacctcaaatctatatcctaataacaatatatgtcacgatacatcatttggtatatgattgatgatagaaaaaattcaaagcgggttacaaaagctcctaatttggcagttgacatatgcagtaacatattgtgtcttttctaattgtattattttgtcgaaacgattattattaatgtacttgtttatttactattaatatctggtttatttatttgacaaaataatactggaaattatgtaatatttgactgcatatttcagcaactaaattaggagcctgtgtagtgtcagaataattgtttctaagttatcacaaaaactttgtgttgcattgagtgactggtgagaagcaaaagctgtctttgaaacctaccaagagtaaggctcgtaaaactccactgtgttggGGAAAGTAAGATGATGGTGttcctgttttctttcatgtattataatcaaacataaagatattgtctgacccaagtactacaaaagcaaagaggaagcagaaCCAGTGTCCCCTCCAGGGGACCTCTTTTTGAACCtactttttcaactgttttacgaacctctttttgaactgttttacgaacctcttttttaactcatttacgaccttttcttttgaactgttccgtaaccaaaggcaacgctgtttacgacacaCTTCCCTCTCGAAGtagctgtggtcatgtggtcgaagaaagtaaaataaagaagggggagtacaatctttcgccagagcgtgggtgacactgtaaaaaGTTAGAGGTCGAcaagtttctcctcaattgaatccaaattgaattatgtctctgtttgattctttgcatcttgtcttgtttaattgatgtcatcagtgtttgaacctgacatgtagcctgttttaaaatggttttattactaattctatatgaaataatgtatcgtaaaatacattttaaaccatatcgtctatccatagtagaaagtcctgtcgtcctggtttgtttttctattcctgtaaataatgttgtaaagagcagcgtgtttgtgcgtcactgagatttcaagacacttcatacgataacttgtttttcctaagtgcatgtaaaagtactgaatgcattgtgtgactgagcagacatggtgtgtgtttgtcttgcagacatctgtgaagaacatcttcaccctcagcaacagaagtggagcttcaggatgcggacagaggagccacagccctcccacattaagaaggaagagaaaTACCTACTGatgccccattttaaaaaggaagaggaggacccactgacaccccgatttaaagaggaagaggtggatccactgacccctcacattcaagaggaagaggaagagcacagcatcagtcagcagagagagtatcttgaaggactggaggaggttgatgtcaccaagatgccagtgactggtgtccctgtgaagagtgaaggtgatgaggtgaaaggtgaaagtgaggagaggggagggggggagcctccaagcagcagctcaacacaacacatgacaacagaagctgatggagaccactgtggaggatcacaagcagacaagctcttagctccactatcagatagtgaggacacaacgtcacactctcctgacactgatgatgaagactctaaagatgataagacatgtcacactgacaacactcacttcacatcttctctcagtcacaaaacttttaaataccattgtagtctgaaaagacacatgagaacacacactggagaaaaaccttttcatgttttatctgtagtaaagattttactaaaagacaaaatttgaaaagacacatgagaacacacactggagaaaaacctttttcatgttcaatctgcagtaaagattttacgcattggcacaatttgaaaacacacatgagaatacatactggtgaaaaacctttttcctgctcagaat
This window harbors:
- the LOC133537322 gene encoding uncharacterized protein LOC133537322; translated protein: MRTEEPQPSHIKKEEKYLLMPHFKKEEEDPLTPRFKEEEVDPLTPHIQEEEEEHSISQQREYLEGLEEVDVTKMPVTGVPVKSEGDEVKGESEERGGGEPPSSSSTQHMTTEADGDHCGGSQADKLLAPLSDSEDTTSHSPDTDDEDSKDDKTCHTDNTHFTSSLSHKTFKYHCSLKRHMRTHTGEKPFHVLSVVKILLKDKI